Proteins from a single region of Scleropages formosus chromosome 24, fSclFor1.1, whole genome shotgun sequence:
- the LOC108936382 gene encoding V-type proton ATPase subunit F-like — protein sequence MAGRAKLVAVIGDEDTCTGFLLSGVGELKKTRESNFLVVEKDTSIAEIEETFRGFLGRDDVGIILINQFVAEMIRHAIDAHVQSIPAVLEIPSKEHPYDASKDSILRRAEGMFSAEDFR from the exons atggCAGGACGAGCTAAATTAGTAGCAGTGATCGGTGACGAAGACACGTGCACGGGGTTCCTGCTGAGCGGCGTGGGCGAGCTGAAGAAAACCCGCGAGTCCAACTTTCTGGTGGTGGAGAAGGACACGAGCATCGCAGAGATCGAGGAGACCTTCAG AGGTTTTCTGGGTCGTGACGACGTTGGGATCATCCTGATCAACCAGTTCGTCGCAGAGATGATCCGTCACGCCATAGACGCCCACGTGCAGTCCATACCGGCCGTGCTGGAGATTCCCTCCAAGGAGCACCCGTACGACGCCTCCAAGGACTCGATCCTCCGCAGGGCCGAGGGCATGTTCTCCGCAGAGGACTTTCGATAG